A region from the Methylovorus glucosotrophus genome encodes:
- the secD gene encoding protein translocase subunit SecD yields MNRYPLWKYILVLITLVLGVVYSLPNLFGESPAVQVSTAKSSAKLDPALLGQVEDILKQEKITYEAVFLDTNGVKVRFENADTQINAKDVLQGKLGKDYVVALNLISRSPSWLRSIGALPMYLGLDLRGGVHFLLQVDMKAALDKAAERYVGDFRSALRKERVAYMGVSREGQAVQVRFSSAAELAKAQKILNKEYPDLTFRTLDSGNDKLLIATLNLQAQKRIQEFALKQNIQTLHNRVNELGVAEPIIQQQGLDRIVIQLPGVQDTAKAKEILGRTATLEIRMVDEEKSDMTTLDKASKGQVPFGDEYYVERNGQPILVKKNVVLTGDYITDAGPGLDQQNGESVVHVTLDGRGARIFKQATKENVGKRMAILLIEKGQAEVITAPVIREEIGGGRVQISGMANVQEATDVSLLLRAGALAAPMDIIEERTVGPSMGEENIKRGWHSTLWGFAAIAVFMIIYYMLFGSVSVLALGVNLLLLTAVLSLLQATLTLPGLAAIALTLGMAIDANVLINERIREELRNGNTPQAAIHAGYDRAFDTILDSNVTTMIAGLALFMFGSGPVKGFAVVHVLGILTSMFSAVVVSRALVNLIYGYRRKISKLSIG; encoded by the coding sequence ATGAATCGTTACCCCTTATGGAAATACATACTCGTGCTGATCACCCTGGTGCTCGGCGTGGTGTATTCGCTGCCCAATCTGTTTGGTGAGTCACCAGCCGTCCAGGTATCCACCGCCAAGAGCTCCGCTAAACTCGACCCGGCATTGCTGGGCCAGGTGGAAGATATCCTGAAGCAGGAAAAAATCACCTATGAAGCGGTGTTTCTTGACACGAATGGCGTCAAGGTACGATTTGAAAATGCGGACACGCAAATCAATGCCAAGGATGTGCTGCAAGGCAAGCTGGGCAAGGATTACGTCGTTGCACTCAATCTGATCTCGCGTTCACCTTCCTGGCTGCGCAGCATCGGCGCGCTGCCCATGTATCTGGGTCTGGACTTGCGCGGCGGCGTTCACTTCCTGCTGCAAGTTGACATGAAAGCCGCGCTGGATAAGGCCGCTGAGCGTTATGTCGGCGATTTCCGCAGTGCGTTGCGCAAGGAGCGCGTGGCTTACATGGGTGTCAGCCGTGAAGGCCAGGCCGTGCAGGTGCGCTTCAGCAGCGCAGCCGAACTGGCAAAAGCGCAGAAAATCCTGAACAAGGAATACCCTGACCTCACCTTCCGCACCCTGGATAGCGGTAACGACAAACTGCTGATCGCTACACTGAATCTGCAGGCACAAAAACGCATTCAGGAATTTGCTCTCAAGCAGAACATTCAAACCCTGCACAATCGCGTGAACGAACTCGGCGTTGCCGAACCGATTATTCAGCAGCAAGGCCTGGATCGCATCGTGATCCAGTTGCCAGGCGTGCAGGACACAGCCAAGGCGAAGGAAATTCTCGGCCGTACCGCGACGCTTGAAATCCGCATGGTGGACGAAGAGAAGAGCGACATGACCACGCTGGACAAAGCCAGCAAGGGTCAGGTGCCATTTGGTGACGAGTATTATGTGGAACGTAACGGCCAGCCTATTCTGGTGAAAAAGAATGTCGTGCTGACCGGTGACTACATCACCGACGCCGGTCCTGGTCTGGATCAGCAAAACGGCGAATCCGTTGTGCATGTGACACTGGATGGTCGCGGCGCCCGTATCTTCAAACAGGCCACCAAGGAAAACGTCGGCAAGCGCATGGCGATTCTGCTGATTGAAAAAGGCCAGGCAGAAGTCATTACTGCTCCTGTCATCCGCGAAGAAATTGGCGGCGGCCGCGTGCAGATTTCCGGCATGGCGAACGTGCAGGAAGCTACCGATGTTTCATTGCTGCTGCGCGCTGGCGCGCTGGCTGCGCCAATGGACATCATCGAAGAACGTACCGTTGGCCCAAGCATGGGTGAAGAAAACATCAAGCGCGGCTGGCACTCCACCCTGTGGGGTTTCGCTGCGATTGCCGTGTTCATGATCATCTACTACATGTTGTTCGGTAGCGTGTCGGTGCTGGCACTGGGCGTCAACCTGCTGCTGCTGACCGCGGTGCTGTCGCTGCTGCAGGCCACGCTCACACTGCCCGGTCTGGCGGCGATTGCGCTGACGCTGGGGATGGCGATTGATGCCAACGTGCTGATCAATGAGCGTATTCGTGAAGAGCTGCGCAATGGCAACACGCCTCAGGCCGCCATTCACGCCGGCTATGACCGCGCCTTCGATACCATTCTGGACTCCAACGTCACCACCATGATCGCCGGCCTCGCCCTGTTCATGTTCGGCTCCGGCCCGGTCAAGGGCTTTGCCGTGGTGCACGTGCTGGGCATTTTGACTTCCATGTTCAGCGCCGTGGTGGTTTCGCGCGCGCTGGTCAACCTGATTTACGGTTACCGCCGCAAGATCAGCAAGCTGTCCATCGGCTGA
- the secF gene encoding protein translocase subunit SecF: MEIFKIKKDIPFMSYGRLTTAISLITFLLSVFFLAHRGLNLGVDFTGGTMMEVSYPQAADIGKIREAVDSVGLKDATVQNFGTSRDVLIRLPLKPELSISALSEQVLTALQKADPNVKMNRVESVGAQVGQELYENGALALLLVSIGIMAYLALRFEWRFAVAAVIANMHDVVIILGFFAFFQWEFNLTVLAAVLAVLGYSVNESVVVFDRVRENFRKMRKASVSEVINNAITRTMSRTVITHFSTQLMVLSMLFFGGEVLHNFSLALTIGILFGIYSSVLVASPIAMYLGVSRENLMTSAEKKPATADAQP; the protein is encoded by the coding sequence ATGGAAATTTTCAAGATTAAAAAAGACATACCGTTTATGAGCTACGGTCGCCTGACGACCGCGATTTCGCTCATTACCTTCCTGCTGTCGGTGTTCTTCCTCGCACACCGCGGCCTGAACCTTGGCGTCGACTTCACTGGCGGCACCATGATGGAGGTCAGCTATCCGCAGGCCGCTGATATCGGAAAAATCCGCGAAGCCGTCGACAGCGTGGGCCTGAAGGATGCTACCGTACAAAACTTCGGTACCAGCCGCGATGTGCTGATCCGCTTGCCGCTCAAGCCTGAGCTTTCGATCTCGGCTTTGTCCGAACAAGTGCTGACCGCCCTGCAGAAAGCCGACCCCAACGTCAAAATGAATCGCGTTGAGTCCGTGGGCGCCCAGGTAGGGCAAGAGCTGTATGAAAATGGCGCACTGGCCCTGCTGCTGGTGTCCATCGGCATCATGGCCTATCTCGCCCTGCGTTTTGAATGGCGCTTTGCGGTAGCCGCCGTTATCGCCAACATGCATGACGTGGTGATCATTCTGGGCTTCTTTGCCTTCTTCCAGTGGGAATTCAACCTCACCGTGCTGGCAGCCGTGCTGGCCGTGCTCGGTTACTCGGTAAATGAATCCGTGGTGGTGTTTGACCGTGTGCGTGAAAACTTCCGCAAGATGCGCAAGGCCAGCGTATCCGAGGTGATCAACAACGCCATCACCCGTACCATGTCCCGTACCGTCATCACCCACTTCTCGACCCAGCTGATGGTGCTGTCCATGCTGTTTTTTGGTGGCGAAGTGCTGCATAACTTCTCATTGGCACTGACCATTGGCATTCTGTTCGGCATTTACTCATCCGTACTGGTCGCCAGCCCGATTGCCATGTACCTGGGTGTATCGCGCGAAAATCTGATGACCAGCGCTGAAAAGAAGCCAGCCACAGCCGACGCTCAACCTTGA
- the pssA gene encoding CDP-diacylglycerol--serine O-phosphatidyltransferase produces the protein MADAKPRLRRTKPLVEQSLRERSIYLLPNLFTTAALFAGFYAIVQAMSGRFEHAAVAIFIAMILDGLDGRVARMTNTQSAFGAEYDSLSDMVSFGVAPALVLYVWALQPMGKLGWIAAFIYCASAALRLARFNTKLDESDKRYFQGLPSPAAAALLAGLVWISFDNGIAGDEIFFGWVKMKWLAWSITVFAGISMVSDLRFYSGKDINLRSSVPFVVILLIVLAFVLISYSPAEVLFAVSLLYGLSGYVLWAYRKLKRPPASPSAN, from the coding sequence ATGGCTGATGCCAAACCCCGTCTGCGCCGCACCAAACCACTGGTTGAACAGAGTCTGCGCGAGCGCAGCATCTATCTGCTGCCCAACCTGTTTACGACGGCGGCACTGTTTGCCGGGTTTTATGCCATCGTGCAGGCGATGAGTGGTCGCTTTGAGCATGCAGCGGTCGCTATTTTCATTGCGATGATACTGGATGGCCTCGATGGGCGTGTCGCCCGCATGACCAATACCCAAAGTGCCTTTGGCGCCGAATACGACAGCCTTTCCGATATGGTGTCTTTTGGCGTGGCCCCGGCGCTGGTGCTGTATGTGTGGGCTTTGCAACCCATGGGCAAGCTGGGCTGGATTGCGGCCTTTATCTATTGCGCCAGTGCTGCCTTGCGCCTGGCCCGCTTCAATACCAAGCTCGATGAAAGTGACAAACGCTATTTCCAAGGCTTGCCCAGTCCGGCTGCGGCCGCATTGCTGGCCGGCTTGGTGTGGATTTCCTTTGATAATGGCATTGCCGGGGACGAGATTTTCTTTGGCTGGGTCAAAATGAAATGGCTGGCCTGGAGCATCACCGTATTTGCCGGTATTTCCATGGTGAGCGACCTGCGCTTTTACAGCGGCAAGGACATCAATCTGCGTAGCAGCGTACCGTTTGTGGTGATTCTGCTCATCGTGCTGGCTTTTGTGCTCATTTCATACAGTCCTGCTGAAGTCCTGTTTGCAGTTTCCCTGCTCTACGGCTTGTCAGGGTATGTCTTGTGGGCATACCGCAAGCTGAAGCGTCCGCCCGCGTCGCCTTCCGCCAACTGA
- the yajC gene encoding preprotein translocase subunit YajC: MLISSAYAASASPAPEWTSFLPLVVIFVLFWFMLIRPQMKQAKEQRRMLEALQKGDEVITAGGIVGKVTKVGDAYVTIEIAPEVNINVQKQTVQTLLPKGTIKSI; this comes from the coding sequence GTGTTAATCAGCTCAGCTTATGCCGCATCGGCCTCCCCGGCTCCGGAATGGACCAGTTTTCTTCCTCTGGTCGTGATCTTCGTCCTGTTCTGGTTCATGCTGATTCGTCCGCAAATGAAGCAGGCCAAAGAACAGCGCCGCATGCTGGAAGCCCTGCAAAAAGGCGATGAAGTCATCACCGCTGGCGGTATCGTCGGCAAGGTCACCAAAGTTGGTGATGCTTATGTCACGATTGAGATCGCACCTGAAGTCAACATCAACGTGCAAAAGCAAACCGTCCAGACCCTGCTGCCCAAGGGCACCATCAAGTCCATCTGA
- a CDS encoding cytochrome C assembly family protein, whose protein sequence is MVALIPFLLTALIYSLVAIDFWRSVKTSDPASRRKLHSRVLAIGLLLHAGLLYNAMFTEGLNLSFDNALSAIAWLTVLIYWVNNLRYPLQSLQAFVLPPAAFFVLLQYGMHENHVLPYLGNPLFMTHLVIAILAYSLFTFAALHAGLMAFAERKLHQKSSLSRLPEFPPIIVMEKLLFRVIALGFFLLTLTLLSGALFSEQIFGQALKFNHKNLFAIISWLVYGGLLLGRQAYGWRGKTAIRWTLSGFVILLLAYAGTKFVLEVLLNR, encoded by the coding sequence ATGGTTGCCCTTATTCCTTTTCTGCTCACAGCCCTGATTTACAGCCTGGTCGCCATCGACTTCTGGCGTAGCGTAAAAACCTCAGACCCTGCCTCACGCCGCAAGCTGCATAGCCGGGTGCTGGCCATCGGCCTCTTGCTGCATGCGGGCCTGCTATATAACGCCATGTTTACCGAAGGCCTGAACCTGAGTTTTGACAATGCCCTGTCGGCGATTGCCTGGCTCACGGTGTTGATCTATTGGGTCAACAACCTGCGCTACCCGCTGCAAAGCCTGCAAGCTTTTGTGCTGCCACCTGCGGCGTTTTTCGTGCTCTTGCAGTACGGCATGCATGAAAACCACGTGCTTCCTTATCTGGGCAATCCATTGTTCATGACGCATCTGGTCATCGCGATTCTGGCTTACAGCCTGTTTACCTTTGCCGCCTTGCATGCGGGCCTGATGGCGTTTGCCGAGCGCAAGCTGCACCAGAAATCCAGCCTGAGCCGCCTGCCGGAATTTCCGCCGATTATCGTCATGGAAAAGCTGCTGTTCCGCGTCATTGCGCTGGGCTTTTTCCTGCTCACGCTCACGCTCCTTAGCGGCGCGCTGTTTTCCGAACAGATTTTTGGCCAGGCCTTGAAGTTCAATCACAAGAACCTCTTCGCCATTATCTCGTGGCTGGTTTATGGCGGCCTGCTGCTTGGCCGCCAGGCCTATGGCTGGCGCGGCAAGACCGCTATCCGCTGGACACTCAGCGGCTTTGTGATTTTGCTGCTCGCTTACGCAGGGACCAAATTCGTGCTGGAAGTCCTGCTGAATCGTTAA
- a CDS encoding YaeQ family protein gives MALKSTVFKASLQIADMERHYYHDHALTLARHPSETDERMMVRLLAFALHADEQMAFGQGMTDDEEADLWRRDLTGRIEQWIDVGLPDEKLIRKACGRADEVVVYAYGGRTAEMWFAQNASGFARLSNLRVYSLPQETTQALAALAQRSMNLQCTIQDGQVWLSDGEASVEVTRATLK, from the coding sequence ATGGCCCTTAAATCCACCGTATTCAAAGCCAGTCTGCAGATTGCCGACATGGAGCGGCATTATTATCATGATCATGCATTGACCCTGGCGCGGCATCCGTCGGAGACGGATGAGCGCATGATGGTGCGCCTGCTGGCGTTTGCCCTGCATGCGGATGAGCAGATGGCGTTTGGTCAGGGTATGACGGACGATGAAGAGGCGGACCTTTGGCGCCGCGATTTGACTGGCCGCATTGAGCAGTGGATTGATGTCGGCCTGCCGGACGAGAAGCTGATACGCAAGGCATGTGGCCGTGCCGATGAGGTGGTGGTGTATGCCTATGGCGGGCGTACGGCAGAGATGTGGTTTGCGCAGAACGCTTCCGGTTTTGCCAGGCTCAGCAATCTGCGGGTTTACAGTCTGCCGCAGGAAACAACCCAGGCTCTGGCCGCATTGGCGCAACGCAGCATGAATCTGCAATGCACCATCCAGGATGGTCAGGTGTGGTTAAGCGATGGGGAGGCGAGCGTGGAAGTCACCCGCGCTACCCTAAAGTAG
- the ffh gene encoding signal recognition particle protein produces the protein MFENLSGRLQQVVKTLRGQARLSEENISDAMREVRMALLEADVALPVVKEFIAQVKERAVGRDVLQSLTPGQAVIQVVHEELTRLMGEQNVGLNLAAVPPAIILMAGLQGSGKTTTSAKLARLLKEQKKKVLLASADVYRPAAIEQLKTLAKSLEVDCFDSNASQKPQDIAANVLDFAKRHFYDVVIFDTAGRLGIDEAMMAEIQQLHALLNPVETLFVVDAMQGQDAVNTARAFGETLPLTGVILTKLDGDARGGAALSVRHITGKPIKFVGVSEKVDGLEVFHPERMASRVLGMGDVLSLIEQAQKNVDMAEAQKVADKLKSGKSFDLEDFKSQMLQMRKMGGMGALMDKMPAQLAGMAGQINSETGDKAMRRMEGIINSMTAEERRKPEIIKATRKRRIAAGAGVQVQEVNRLLNQFEEIQKMMKMFSKGGMSKMMRAMQGRFPGMR, from the coding sequence ATGTTTGAAAATTTAAGCGGTAGATTACAACAGGTGGTCAAGACGCTGCGCGGGCAGGCCCGTCTCAGCGAAGAAAATATCAGTGACGCCATGCGTGAAGTGCGCATGGCGCTGCTCGAGGCTGACGTCGCCCTGCCCGTGGTCAAGGAATTCATCGCTCAGGTGAAGGAGCGGGCGGTAGGTCGTGATGTGCTGCAGAGCCTGACGCCCGGACAGGCTGTCATTCAGGTGGTGCATGAAGAGCTCACGCGCCTCATGGGCGAGCAGAATGTAGGGCTCAACCTGGCAGCAGTTCCTCCGGCGATTATCCTGATGGCAGGTTTGCAGGGTTCAGGTAAAACGACGACCTCAGCCAAGCTGGCGCGCCTGTTAAAGGAACAAAAGAAGAAAGTATTGCTGGCCAGTGCCGACGTGTATCGTCCTGCCGCCATCGAGCAATTGAAAACCCTGGCCAAGAGCCTGGAGGTCGACTGTTTTGACTCCAACGCCAGCCAGAAACCGCAGGATATTGCCGCCAATGTACTCGATTTTGCCAAGCGTCATTTTTACGATGTCGTGATTTTCGATACCGCCGGCCGCTTGGGCATTGATGAAGCCATGATGGCCGAAATCCAGCAATTGCATGCCTTGCTGAACCCGGTGGAAACCCTGTTTGTGGTCGATGCCATGCAAGGTCAGGATGCCGTGAATACGGCACGCGCCTTTGGCGAGACCTTGCCCCTGACGGGCGTTATCCTCACCAAGCTGGATGGCGATGCGCGTGGCGGTGCCGCCTTGTCGGTACGCCATATCACGGGCAAGCCGATCAAATTCGTCGGTGTCAGCGAGAAAGTGGACGGGCTGGAAGTGTTCCATCCAGAGCGCATGGCCTCCCGCGTGCTGGGCATGGGCGACGTGCTGTCCCTGATTGAGCAGGCGCAAAAGAATGTCGACATGGCTGAGGCGCAAAAAGTCGCCGACAAGCTCAAGTCCGGCAAAAGCTTTGACCTCGAAGACTTCAAGTCGCAAATGCTGCAAATGCGCAAAATGGGTGGCATGGGCGCGCTGATGGACAAAATGCCTGCACAGCTGGCGGGCATGGCCGGCCAGATCAACAGCGAAACCGGCGATAAAGCCATGCGTCGGATGGAAGGCATTATCAATTCCATGACGGCCGAAGAGCGCCGCAAGCCCGAGATCATCAAGGCGACCCGCAAACGCCGTATTGCCGCTGGCGCAGGCGTGCAGGTGCAGGAAGTCAATCGCCTGCTCAACCAGTTTGAAGAAATTCAGAAGATGATGAAAATGTTCTCCAAAGGCGGCATGAGCAAGATGATGCGCGCCATGCAAGGTCGGTTTCCCGGCATGCGCTAA
- the tgt gene encoding tRNA guanosine(34) transglycosylase Tgt, with product MQFTLHKQDGAARRGTVSLAHGEVQTPAFMPVGTYGSVKTLSPQEVHDIGAHILLGNTFHLWLRPGLDVIEAHGGLHGFMGWDGPILTDSGGFQVWSLGDLRKISEEGVKFRSPINGDSCFLTPEESMRIQRVLNSDIVMIFDECTPYPATHEQAMTSMQLSLRWARRSKDAHAGNPNALFGIIQGGMYEDLRDISLAGLTDIEFDGYAIGGLSVGERKEDMLRILAHTTPQMPQDKPRYLMGVGTPEDLVDAVSHGVDMFDCVMPTRNARNGWLFTQYGDIKLKNARYKLDTGPLDADCSCYTCRHFSRAYLHHLHRTGEILGARLNTLHNLHYYQQLMAGMRKAIENGTFSSFVAEFKAKRQQLKAESLATASN from the coding sequence ATGCAATTCACTCTGCACAAACAGGATGGCGCCGCCCGCCGCGGCACCGTCAGCCTGGCCCACGGCGAGGTACAAACACCCGCCTTCATGCCAGTCGGCACTTATGGCTCAGTCAAGACGCTCTCCCCGCAAGAGGTTCACGACATTGGCGCGCACATTCTGCTCGGCAATACCTTTCACTTGTGGCTGCGGCCCGGCCTCGATGTCATTGAGGCCCATGGCGGCCTGCATGGCTTCATGGGCTGGGATGGCCCTATCCTCACTGATTCCGGCGGCTTTCAGGTATGGAGCCTGGGCGACCTGCGCAAGATCAGTGAAGAAGGCGTCAAATTCCGCTCTCCGATCAATGGCGACAGCTGTTTCCTGACCCCCGAGGAATCCATGCGCATCCAGCGCGTGCTCAATTCCGACATCGTCATGATTTTTGACGAATGCACACCTTACCCTGCCACTCACGAGCAAGCCATGACATCCATGCAGCTCAGCCTGCGCTGGGCACGGCGCAGCAAGGATGCCCATGCCGGCAATCCGAACGCGCTGTTTGGCATTATTCAGGGCGGCATGTATGAAGACTTGCGCGACATCTCGCTGGCGGGGCTAACTGACATTGAATTTGATGGCTATGCCATAGGCGGCTTGTCGGTAGGTGAACGCAAGGAAGACATGCTGCGCATTCTGGCTCACACCACGCCGCAGATGCCGCAGGACAAACCCCGCTATCTGATGGGTGTTGGTACGCCAGAAGACCTGGTGGATGCGGTAAGCCACGGTGTGGACATGTTTGACTGTGTGATGCCTACCCGCAATGCCCGCAATGGCTGGCTGTTCACGCAATATGGCGACATCAAGCTCAAGAACGCCCGCTACAAACTGGATACCGGCCCCCTGGATGCCGACTGCAGCTGCTACACCTGCCGCCATTTCAGCCGCGCCTATCTGCACCATTTGCATCGTACCGGCGAGATTCTGGGCGCCCGCCTCAACACCCTGCACAATCTGCACTATTACCAGCAACTGATGGCGGGTATGCGCAAGGCTATTGAAAACGGCACATTCAGCAGTTTCGTTGCGGAGTTCAAGGCCAAGCGCCAGCAGCTTAAAGCCGAAAGCCTGGCAACGGCTTCAAATTAG
- a CDS encoding HAD family hydrolase: protein MILQLALFDLDNTLLAGDSDFQWGQFLIEQGLLNREEHLEKNLQFYEDYKAGKLDIYAFLEFQLKPLSQHPRSFLDELHTRYMQEKIAPMITDKARALVEKHRANGDLLMIITATNSFVTGPIAKAFGIDNLIGTLPEEIDGQFTGRSTGVPSFQEGKITRLNSWLEARGQTLKDFEQSWFYSDSHNDLPLMKLVDKPVAVDPDPTLKAYAEGAGWPVISLR, encoded by the coding sequence ATGATTTTGCAGCTTGCACTTTTTGATTTGGATAACACCCTGTTGGCCGGGGATAGTGATTTTCAATGGGGCCAGTTCCTGATCGAACAGGGATTGCTCAACCGCGAGGAGCACCTGGAAAAAAACCTGCAGTTTTACGAAGACTATAAAGCCGGGAAACTGGATATCTATGCGTTTCTCGAGTTTCAGCTCAAGCCATTAAGCCAGCATCCGCGCAGCTTTCTGGATGAATTGCACACGCGCTACATGCAGGAAAAAATTGCCCCCATGATCACCGACAAAGCGCGGGCGCTGGTAGAAAAGCATAGAGCCAACGGCGATTTGCTCATGATCATTACCGCGACCAACAGCTTTGTTACTGGCCCGATTGCCAAGGCATTCGGCATTGATAACCTGATTGGAACGCTGCCTGAGGAAATTGACGGCCAATTCACCGGGCGTAGCACCGGCGTGCCGAGTTTTCAGGAAGGCAAGATTACGCGCCTGAACAGTTGGCTGGAGGCACGCGGGCAAACCCTCAAGGATTTTGAGCAGAGCTGGTTCTACAGCGATTCGCACAATGACTTGCCGCTGATGAAACTGGTGGACAAGCCCGTGGCAGTCGATCCGGACCCTACGCTGAAAGCTTACGCCGAGGGGGCGGGCTGGCCAGTCATCAGTCTGCGTTAG
- a CDS encoding 2-isopropylmalate synthase — MSDTIKDKQLIIFDTTLRDGEQSPGAAMTKEEKIRIARQLEKLGVNVIEAGFAAASPGDFDAIHAIAEIIKESTVCSLARANENDIRRAGEAIKPAAKGRIHTFIATSPIHMQNKLRMTPEQVLERAVQAVKWALEYTDDVEFSAEDAVRSDMDFLVQVFTAVINAGAKTINVPDTVGYSIPALWGERMQQLIARVPNSSRVVWSTHCHNDLGMAVANSLAAVMGGARQVECTINGLGERAGNASLEEIVMAVRTRRDVFNLDTSIDTTQIVPTSKLVSTITGYPVQPNKAVVGANAFAHESGIHQDGVLKHRETYEIMRAEDVGWGANKLTLGKLSGRNAFRTRLNELGIQLDSEEALNAAFARFKELADKKSEIFDEDLHALVSEDVMGEASECYKLVYLQVCSQTGEIPHAIVTVTEHGVEKRAESNGGGPVDAAFKAIESIVNSGSELQLYSVNNITSGTDAQGEVTVRLSKGGRIVNGQGADTDIVIASAKAYLNGLNKLQSNAERAHPQPL; from the coding sequence ATGTCAGATACGATAAAAGACAAGCAGTTAATCATTTTTGATACCACCTTGCGCGATGGCGAGCAGAGCCCGGGCGCTGCCATGACCAAGGAAGAAAAGATCCGCATTGCCCGTCAGCTGGAAAAGCTGGGCGTGAATGTGATTGAAGCCGGGTTTGCCGCAGCGAGCCCGGGAGATTTTGATGCGATTCATGCCATCGCCGAAATCATCAAGGAATCGACTGTTTGCTCGCTGGCGCGTGCCAATGAAAACGATATCCGCCGCGCAGGCGAAGCCATCAAGCCAGCTGCCAAAGGCCGTATCCATACCTTTATTGCCACCAGCCCCATCCACATGCAGAACAAACTGCGCATGACGCCGGAGCAGGTGCTGGAGCGTGCAGTGCAGGCCGTTAAATGGGCGCTGGAATATACCGACGACGTGGAGTTTTCCGCGGAAGACGCGGTGCGTTCGGACATGGATTTCCTGGTGCAGGTCTTTACCGCGGTGATTAATGCGGGCGCCAAGACCATCAATGTGCCGGATACCGTGGGCTATTCGATACCTGCCTTGTGGGGTGAGCGCATGCAGCAACTGATTGCCCGCGTGCCTAATTCATCCAGGGTGGTCTGGTCTACGCATTGCCATAATGATCTTGGCATGGCGGTGGCGAATTCGCTGGCGGCCGTCATGGGCGGCGCGCGGCAGGTGGAATGCACCATCAACGGCCTGGGCGAGCGCGCAGGCAATGCCAGTCTGGAAGAAATTGTCATGGCGGTACGCACTCGCCGCGATGTATTCAACCTCGACACCAGCATTGATACTACGCAGATCGTGCCTACCTCCAAGCTGGTCTCTACCATTACCGGTTATCCGGTGCAGCCGAACAAGGCGGTGGTTGGCGCCAATGCCTTTGCCCACGAATCTGGCATTCACCAGGATGGCGTGCTGAAACACCGCGAGACTTACGAGATCATGCGTGCTGAAGATGTGGGCTGGGGCGCCAACAAGCTCACGCTGGGCAAGTTGTCTGGCCGCAATGCCTTCCGCACCCGTTTGAATGAGCTGGGTATCCAGCTCGATAGCGAAGAGGCCCTGAATGCTGCCTTTGCCCGCTTCAAGGAATTGGCGGACAAGAAATCCGAGATTTTTGATGAAGACCTGCATGCCCTGGTTAGCGAAGATGTGATGGGCGAAGCCAGTGAGTGTTACAAGCTGGTCTACCTGCAGGTATGCTCGCAGACGGGCGAAATTCCGCATGCGATTGTCACTGTTACCGAGCATGGCGTGGAAAAACGGGCGGAGTCGAATGGCGGCGGCCCAGTGGATGCGGCGTTCAAAGCCATTGAAAGCATCGTCAACAGTGGTTCCGAGTTGCAGCTCTACTCGGTCAACAACATTACCAGTGGTACCGATGCGCAAGGCGAAGTGACCGTACGCCTGTCCAAGGGTGGCCGCATTGTGAACGGCCAAGGGGCAGATACCGATATCGTGATTGCCTCGGCCAAAGCTTACTTGAATGGCTTGAACAAGCTGCAATCCAACGCTGAACGGGCACATCCGCAGCCCTTGTAA
- a CDS encoding energy-coupling factor ABC transporter permease, whose translation MNFPDHLLPTELCWAANALSLAIILACVKSAPWRHLKDTSLLNVFMAGIVGLMLVWAVNAGIKPGLNFHLLGATLLSLMFGPQLAIIALALVLLGITAFGMAGWLSYGLNLMLMVVIPAMFSWGVFRWVDRKLPNHLFVYIFVVGFFCAGVAITLCGLASSFVLTESAIYKREYLGEHYLPYYIFMAWSEAMLTGMAVTLMAAFRPSWLSTFNDKRYLKTK comes from the coding sequence ATGAACTTCCCCGACCATTTACTACCCACCGAGCTTTGCTGGGCCGCCAATGCATTAAGCCTGGCGATTATCCTGGCCTGCGTGAAAAGCGCCCCTTGGCGTCATCTGAAAGACACCAGCCTGTTGAATGTGTTCATGGCTGGCATCGTCGGGCTCATGCTGGTGTGGGCAGTTAACGCCGGGATCAAGCCTGGTCTGAATTTTCATTTGCTGGGCGCTACGCTGCTCAGCCTGATGTTTGGCCCCCAACTTGCGATTATCGCGCTGGCCCTGGTACTGCTCGGCATTACCGCCTTTGGCATGGCTGGCTGGCTCAGTTATGGACTCAATCTCATGCTCATGGTGGTGATTCCCGCCATGTTCAGTTGGGGCGTATTCCGCTGGGTAGACCGCAAACTGCCCAACCATTTGTTTGTGTATATTTTTGTGGTCGGCTTTTTCTGTGCAGGTGTCGCCATTACCCTGTGCGGACTCGCCAGCAGCTTTGTACTGACCGAAAGTGCTATCTACAAGCGTGAATATCTGGGCGAGCATTACTTGCCCTACTACATTTTCATGGCCTGGTCCGAAGCCATGCTCACAGGGATGGCGGTAACGCTGATGGCGGCTTTCAGGCCCAGCTGGCTATCTACCTTCAACGACAAACGTTATCTCAAAACCAAATAG